The Bacillus sp. F19 DNA segment TTCTTTAATCGGCCTTTAAATTTTCCTTCTTTCTTGGCCAGATCAATCCCTTCACGTTGACGCATACGAATAAGATCTCGTTCTAATTGGTTAACACCAGCCATTATCGTAATTAAGAATTGGCTGTATGGATTATCTTCTGATAAATCTAACCAAGTATCTTTTAATGATTTTAAATTGGCCTTTTTATCCCGTATGTAATCAATCAATTCAAATAAATCCTGCGTACTTCGAGTGATCCGAGTTAAGTCTGTAACATAAATAATGTCACTCTCCTGTAAATCCTCTAACATTTTTTGAAGTTGCTCACGATCCTTTGTTGCTCCAGAAACTTTTTCTTCAAAAATAATATCCATTCCAATTTCGTTCAATTGCTGAAATTGCCTTGATGGATTTTGGCTAGTCGAACTGACACGTATATAACCGATTTTCCGCAAAATATCACCTCATTTTTGAGACAAGTCTTATGAGACACTCTTAACTACGATTTTATCAGTCTACTATACTTGTATCAATAGAGTACACTCTATTGATACAAGTATAGTAGACTGATAAACTGAATAGTTAAAGAAATGAGGAGATACAATTTGAAAATTGCAAGAGGAAGAGAATTACTTACAACAGATCAAAGGAAGCTTCTTATGGAGATTCCGGAAGATGAGTTGATAGAAGGAACCTACTACACATTTTCTAATCAAGAATTGGCAGTTATTAATAAGAGGCGCAGAGAAGAAAATAGATTAGGATTCGCAGTGCAATTGGCTGTTCTTCGATATCCAGGCTGGTCATATACACATATTAAAAACCTGCCTGATTCGTTTATGCGATACATAGCAAATCAAATTAATGCAGACCCTTCTTCACTTAGTCTTTATCCTCAAAGAGAAAATACATTGTGGGATCACTTGAAAGAGATTCGGAACGAGTATGGTTTTATAACATTTACTCTAAAAGAATATCGAATGACATTTAAACACCTTTATCAATTAGCATTAGAAAATGGTGATGCCCTTCATTTACTACACGAGAGCATAGATTTTTTGAGAAAGAATAGAGTTATACTGCCTGCTATTACAACACTTGAAAGGATGGTATGGGAAGCTAGGGCATTGGCCGAAAAGAAGATATTTAATACCGTCAGTCAATCTCTAACTAATGACCAGAAGGAGAAGCTTGAAGAAATCATTACATCTCCGCATCGATCTGAAAACAATAAAACAATATTGGGTTGGCTAAAGGAAGCACCAGGTCACCCTTCTCCTGAAACATTTTTAAAAGTAATAGAAAGACTTGAATATATTAGAGGAATGGAACTAAGAAGCGTTAAAATTAATCATTTACACCGGAATCGCTTTTTACAGTTTTCTCGCTTAGGTTCAAGATATGAACCTTATGCTTTCCGTGACTTTCAAGAAAACAAGCGTTATACAATTCTAATCGTATATTTATTGCAGCTTACTGAAGAGTTAACCGATAAAGCTTTTGAAATACATGATAGACAAATACTTAGTCTGCTGTCAAAAGGACGAAAAGCTCAAGAAGAAATTCAGAAAAGAAACGGTAAAAAGGTAAATGAAAAAGTCATACACTTTTCTAGCATAGGACAAGCATTAATAAAAGCGAAAACGGAAGGACTAGATGCCTTTGAGGTTTTAGAGTCCGTTATTGAATGGAATTCCTTTGTCACCTCAGTAGAAGAAGCTCAAGAACTAGCCAGACCAGGGGATTATGATTATCTGGATCTACTCCAAAAGCGCTTTTATTCCCTTCGAAAGTATACACCGACACTATATGAAGGTTCTTGATTTTCATTCAACAAAGTCAAACGAACCACCCTTTCTTGGAGGTAGTCTTCGAAAGATAAGCTAACTGATAATCGTGTACGGTCTTTGTCTTGGTTCCACGTTTCTTGTGAAAACAAATATTCCTCAAAATCTCTATATTGTCTACTGCCAGAGATAGACACATCACCAGCCCGAACATGCTCTCTCAATTCCGTTAAAACCGCCATTTCATAATAGTGCCGATTGATTGTACCGTCTTCTTCATACAAATGCTTTTTCCAACGATTTGAAACAAAATCTACAGGTGCTGCTGCAGGGACTTTTCGCTTTCCAGAATCGTTCATTCCACGTATAATCTCAACCGCCTGCAAAAGCCAATATCCTTAATGAAAGACTAAAATGGCTATCTAACAATTGGAATAATCTAGAGGGAGTTTCGCTTGAGAAAGGGAAGCAATCAATTGCACGGTTGGAGAGGGACATTCCAGAGGAAGCCAGAAAATTTAGTGCTTGCCTTTATCAGATGCTTCCTAGGATAAAATTAACCGATTTACTCATGGATGTTGCTCATTTAACTGGATTTCATGAACAATTTACTCACGCCTCAAATAATCGTAAACCTGATAAAGAAGAAACGGTAATCATCATGGCTGCCCTATTAGGAATGGGATTGAATATTGGGTTAAGTAAGATGGCTGAAGCAACGCCTGATCTTACATATAAACAACTTGCCAATGTATCTCAATGGAGAATGCATGAAGATGCCATGAGCAAAGCGCAAGCTGTATTAGTAAACTTTCATCACAAGCTAGACTTATCTTCCTATTGGGGTGACGGTACAACATCTTCGTCAGATGGAATGAGAATGCAGGTAGGCGTTTCATCTTTACACTCAGACGCAAATCCGCATTATGGCTCAGGAAAAGGTACAACAATCTATCGATTTACCAGCGACCAGTTCTCATCGTATTACACAAAAATTATTCATACCAATTCAAGGGATGCAATTCATGTCCTAGATGGATTATTGCATCATGAAACCGACTTAAATATAGAAGAGCATTTCACAGATACAGCTGGTTATACTGATCAAATTTTTGGATTAACTCACCTTTTAGGCTTTAAGTTTGCACCCAGAATAAGGGATTTGTCAGATTCAAAGCTGTTTACATTAGAAAAGGCAAGCGAGTATCCAGAATTAGAGTCTATTTTACGTGGCCAAATAAATATAAAGATTATAAAAGAAAATTATGAGGATGTTTTACGATTAGCTCATTCTATAAGAGAGGGAACTGTCTCAGCATCACTTATTATGGGAAAACTAGGTTCTTACTCTAGGCAAAACAGTTTAGCCACAGCTTTACGTGAAATGGGAAAAATCGAAAAAACTATTTTTATTCTCAATTACCTTGCTAGTGAATCTTTGAGAAGAAAGATTCAAAAAGGCTTAAATAAAGGAGAAGCAATGAATGGTCTCGCAAGAGCTATTTTCTTTGGGAAACAAGGGGAGCTTCGGGAGCGAACGATACAGCACCAACTACAAAGAGCTACCGCATTAAACATAATTATCAATGCCATTAGTGTTTGGAATACGCTGCATCTGACAAAAGCAATGGAATACCAAAAAGGTTTAGGGGATTTTAAAGAGGACTTGTTGCACCATATGTCCCCTTTAGGCTGGGAGCATATTAATTTACTAGGGGAATACCATTTTAGTCCGGAGAAAATGGTCTCGTTAGATTCTTTAAGACCCTTAAAACTTTCTTAACGTTGTTAAAACCAGGCTAAGCGTCAGGAAAATTTGCTTAACGTTGTAAATCCGCATTTTCCTGACGCTACCCCATACCCATCAAGCTAACAACATAAATTACAAGATACGGGTTGATCATTGTTTTAAAACAAACGAGTAATGAAAAAGTTGACATGACAAAAAAGCCTATTAAAATGCTATTTTTTTGCTAGGCAGCTTGTCTATCCTTCACCGTTTTTTCATATACAACTCCAAGAATATCCAAGACAGTCATCTTCTTATAACGATGACATTTACGACCATTCTTTTTGAGCAACTGATAAAGGCGATGCAGAATGTTCAAAAGTTCTTCTGTGCCAACTGCCATCGCTTGAAACAGTAACGGGAAGTAATCTTTAATCATATAAATTGCTTTGTATTCACTCAATTCCTTCTTTTTCTTTTCAAGAAGTAACTGTCGCATTTGAAACATGGTAGAAGAACAGAGGAGAATGCCAATGAGTTGGCCATATAAATGGCACTCAAGGCGTTCTTTTTTGATTGTTTTGCATTCATCGATTTCAAAGAATGACTTCCATGTTTTAAACAAAATTTCGATTTGCCAACGCAGGGAATAGAGGGAATGAACATAGTCAGTGGGAACTTCTTCTGGTGATGTATTCGTTATGTAGACATTCATACCCATCAAGTGCTTACTTTTCTCCTTCATGACAATGCCTTTCTTCTTTTCTCGAATCGCTTGGTTTTTTAGGCGTGTTTGCGTTTGATCATCGGTTAAACGATGGATAATGACACGTGCTGGAAGCTTCTGATTTTGACCAATGTATGCTTCAGTGATTTCCAGTGTTTCACCAGAGGTTAGACGGGACATCATTTGTGTCATATCAAGCTGGATGTATTCGGTTTGTTTTTTTAACGTGCCATTGTTGAAAAATTCTGGATCAGGGTTCTTGATATAAATACGTGTATTTAACTTCAACCGAGAAATATAATAAGCCTCTTTATCATGAATGGCTTGTAAGTCTCCTAAATCAAAGTAACCAAGATCACGTAAACATAAATCGCCTTTCTCTACAGTTTCAAGGCAGATTGTACCGTATGTTTTATCATTGTTTTTTCCTGGTCCTAACTGTACGTTTAAAAATTGGCCACTTAATAAATCGTATTCCAATTGGATTTTCACCCCTGCAGTATGACTACTCCCTCCAGAGCCTTGATAATTTGTGGCGAAGGAATCAGGTAGCTGAAATACAGTCGCATCTAAAATCCGAATACGTTCGAAAGCAGAAATCATGTGTGAAGAAAGCGAATGATTTAAACAGAGATTTTGTGTTAGGAGTGAAGTAAAGACTTCTCGGAGGAATGCGACAGCTGCTGGATTAAAGCGCTGATTCAGCCCTTCTGGGCTTATTAGTACACCCATGGAAGCCTCCAAACGACTACATAATTGCGTAAGTGATGTACTAGCGACTTCTTGGCTGAGCCAAACGCACAGGGCGATAAGTCCATTTGCTTGATACTTACTAGATCGTTGTACAAAGCCCACCTGTTTGGCAGTTTCTTGTAGGACTATTGGGGATAGAAAACGTTGTAATTCTTTTGCAAAAAGTGTCAGTTCACTGGAGACGATAGGATTCATAAAAAAACACCATCCTTTCTCGTAAACTTCTTACGATAAGCATAGCGTTTTTTCATTTTTGAAGGTATTGTTTAAACTTAGCTTGATGGGCATGTGGTGGTACCCCTTTATTGCATTAGATAGTAATGTAATTTATAATACGTTTAAATGATTAAATTCTTAAACGGAAGGTAATGTTAGCGAAATGAACTGTAATGATAAAGTAATGCATATTTTAGAAAATTTAAGACCATGTTTTCAAGGGTTGGGGGATCCAACTCGTCAGCAAATTGTATCACTTTTAATTGATAAAGATAGCTTGAATGTGACGCAAATTGCGGAGAATATTCCCATGTCAAGACCTACTGTATCTCATCATTTGAAAATATTGAAACAATCAGGGTTACTTCAAGTTCAGAAAAAAGGCACTGAAATGTATTATTGTCTTGAATTTAATGAAACAATAAATCTTTTAAAAGAACTTGTTTCTTTAGTTGAAGATGAATGTAAGAACTAGGTATTCATTTATAGTTTAGGGACACCTTTTGTCCCTTTTTTTAGCGATAATATGTTAAAAGGTTTAAGTTTTTAATCATTTAAACTTATAATCTCACACTAATTAAAATGGAGGTTTCAGATGAATAAAAAAACAGTATTAATTGTTGGTGGGTATGGAGTTGTTGGTAGTCAAATAGCTCGAATTTTACATGATCGACATCCTGATTTGGAAATTAGATTAGGAGGAAGAACCTTAGGGAAAGCGTTACCTTTTGAATCAGAGAGAGTAAAAATAGTCAAGGTAGACAACACAACAGATGATCCTTTAAGAAATTTGGATGATAATTTCACATTAGTTGTTAATGCGGTTAATGACCCTCAAGATAGACTACTCCTATCTGCAGTTCGAAAAAAAATTCCATTGGTTGACATTACTCGTTGGACTGAACGCTTTAAGAGTTCTATTGATCGATTAAAAAATGTTGAGGTCCAATCCCCTGTTGTATTAGCTTCAGGGTGGATGGGGGGGACAGCAGCCCTTTTTTCTAAAATTTATTCAAAAGATCTTCAAGAGGTTACGGTTGATATCAACGCACTATATTCTCTTCAAGACAAAGCAGGACCAAATTCAACAGCGTATATGGACCGGTTAACTATTCCGTTTGAAGTCAAAGCTCGAGAGGGAATGCGACAGGCTTATCCAATGACTAATCCAATCAAAGTCCGCTTTCCAAACGGTTATATAACCAAATGTTATCGTTTGGATACTCCCGATCACGTAACCCTGCCAGAATCAATTCATGCTGTTTCGACTAACTTTCGTATTGCTTTTGATAGTAAAATATCTACATATGGACTGGTTTCTCTGGTGAATACAGGGATTTGGAAAATGATTAGTGGAGAAAAATTTACCGATTTACGGAAAAATATTCTCTATAAACCCGGAAGGGGAAGTGCACATAACATAGTTATTCATCTTAAAGGTTATGATGCTACTGGTGTATTGCATAGACGATGTGTGAACATATCAGATCCGTTAGGACAGACACATCTTACTGCTTTAGGAGCAGCTGTCCAAGCAGAGAACATTTTACAAACATCTGATATTGTGGTTCCGGATTCTGAAATTTACTTTCCGGAAAATCTATTAGATTTGGGTGTGAATGCATCTGCAATTTTAGATTTTTATAGGGAATATGGGGTTAATATTACGAAAGAAAATATATAAAAGGTACCGTTCTATTCGTGGTAGTACACATATGGCTATCAAGCTAAGAAAAGTAAATACCCCCAGAACGAAATTTTTTGCTAACTTGTAGCAAAAAAGCTCATTTTTTCGTTTTGGGGTAATTCTGAATGCTTAAGTTGATGGGCATGGGGTCCCACCAACAAAACGCGGAAAACATACGCTAAGCAAATTTCGACATAAAAAAAGCCGATTTTTCCTCTCTAAGGAACCATCGGCTTTTTTTCGAAAAAGAAACAGAGTAAATCTAAACTTGTTTCTTTATTTCAACTCAAAGTTTTTCTGACTTATTGGTTTTAATTGTCTATCTTCAATTTTTTTGTAGATCTTCTCTATGAAGGTTTTATCCTTTAAAATATGGCTTTTATTTTCACTCACTAATTGTTTAAATGTTTTCTTTTTCATTCCTTTTCCTCTTCTCTTTCAAATAACCTATATTCTCTTTCCAGATCACTAAGACAAAGCTCATATAGCTGTGCATTCTCTTTTTTTTATATACACCTATGCTTAAAAGTTATTGAACTGCTTCACGTAATATTTTGCTCATAAAAGGAGAGAAGTCCGTTAGTAAAATTTCAACAAAATAAATCGTAACTATTACTATTTAAAGCGTAAATGATACATTCGAACGACTCCTCCTTTATGATTACCCGACAAATATTTTTCGCCGATCATAAGCAAAAAAGAGCATCGCCACACCAAAAATAGCACAAATCATATACATAGTTGAGTATGAGTAAAAATCTGCTACCGGCCCCATAATCACACCACCTAAGGAAACTCCTAAATCTGCCATCGCAATAAATAAACCAAGTAACACATTGCGATTCATCTGAGGTAAGACAAAGCTTAAATATGTTGTTAATGTTGGATAGAGGAGTGCCTGAGCTATTCCCATTAAAATGGCACCAGCATAGAAAAAGATAGCTCCACCATTTATAGCATAGCTTACAGATTGTGCCCCCATTGCTAAAAGAAGCATTGTTCCCATCATAAAAGATGAATTCCATTTTCCGTCAGAAGGGATTTTTTTTCTTAAGGAAAACCGAGAAAAAACAACGGTCCCTGCCATTAACATTAGAAAAATTCCAGCGTTTCCGTTTTTCACCTGTTCAGCATATAGTGGTATGAAGATAGTAATTGCTCCAAATACAATAGAACCAACTAACATAAGAATACTACATTTAAATAAATGCGGATTTTTCACTAACTGACCAAATGAATTAAACATATTTACACCCTGCTTAGCATTTTTTGTAAAAGGCTGGGCTTCGGCTTTATCCATTTTGGCACTATAGCCAAACACCCCAGTAAAAATGACAATTGCTATCATCACGATTGCAAAGTATTCCATTCCTCCTTGCCAAATACCTAATGCCAATAAAGGACCAATAATACCTGGTATATAGGAAAATAAAGAATAAAGTGAAATTCCCTGAGAACGATCTTTCTCTGGAAGTGCATCAATAATTCCTATCTGTAATGCCATTGAAAAGAAAGCTGTTGACACCCCTTGTAACATACGAGCAACTAGGTAGCCACCTATCCCAGTTATCGTATATAAGATTAAAGCAAAACCATTGATAATAAGAATAATGCGCAACACTTTTATCGGCCCATACTTTTGAATAATATGACCTGCCCATGGTCTAAAAAACATGGTTGTAAACAAATATGCCCCCATAATCAAACCTATTGTTGTATTGGTGGCCCCTAATGCTCCCCCTTGTAAAGGGATAATAACATTTAGTATCGAATTGGCACTAAAATAAAGAAGCACCAACAGATACAAACGTAGAAAAGGCCAAGACATAGCTCCACTCACGATTTTTTCTCCTCCAAACCTGTAACTAATTCTGTTACTTTATGTAGCTGGTTAAAACGTTATCAACGACTGTAATAATTTTCTTGCATAAAGAGATTTAACGTCCTTTAAGTGTTCAATTTCGACTACTTCTTCAATTTGACCATCCCTAAAAATAATGACTCTGTCGCAAATATAGGCAGCAGCCTGTATATCATGCGTGATAAAAACGTAACTAATGTTGTAGACTCTTTTTAATTTCTTAAGTAATTCAAGTACTTGTGTTTGAACAGATACATCTAAAGAGCTGATTGCTTCATCTAATAAAATACATTTTGGTTCTGTTGAGATAGCTCTCGCAATACATACTCTCTGAACCTCTCCCCCTGATAACTCATGAGGATATTTGTTTCGAAAAGACGAAGGTAATCCAACCTGATTTAATAGATTAACAATCTTGTCTTTATTCTCTTTTCTACTCTTGTTCTGAAATTTCAATGGCTCCATGATTGCTTCTTCAACAGTAAAGAATGGATTAATGGAAGATTTGTAGTCTTGAAAAACAGCACTTATATTACCTAGTCTCACTCTTCTGTCTTCTACATTCATACCATTAAACAAAACTGTTCCACGATCAGGCTTTTCAATTCCCAGCATCAAGCGCCCTAAGGTTGATTTACCACTCCCACTTTCTCCGATAATACCAAGACACTCCCCACTTCTGCATTCAAGGCTAACATTCTTTAAAACATTCTGCCTTTCTGCGGAAAACAACCCACCTTTTTTATAGGATTTCTCCACTCTATCAACTTTCAGCAACTATAGTTCCTCCCCCCATTATCCTTTTAAAATTATTGCTCAGAGCCAGTCTAGTGGAGACTAAATATTTTGTATATTCATGTTTTGCTCCTGTAAAAATCTTTTCAGTATTTCCTCTTTCAATGATTTCTCCATCCTTCATCACTAAAACTTCATCCGCAATTTTTCTTACAACACCTAAATCATGGGAAATAAAGATCATCGAACAACCCATTCTTTCTCGCAACTTAATAAATTGTTCAACTACTTCAAATTGTGAGATGGTATCAAGTGCTGTTGTCGGTTCATCAGCTATAATAATATCCGGCTCTAGGACAATGGCCAGCGCAATCATAATTCGTTGCAGCATTCCACCAGATAACTGATGTGGATATTTGTTCATAATTTCTGTTGGGTTTTTCAACATGACACTTTCCATGGCATTTGTCATTTTCACTTCCATTTCGTTTTTACTCCAATTGAAATGTTCAGCAAGTGTTTCCCTTAAATGTACACCGACCATACAAGAGGGATCGAATGCACTCATCCCATTTTGTAGAATCATGCAAAGGTTTCTTCCCCTTTTCTTTCTCATCTCTTTATTAGAAAGTTGGTTCATGTTTTCTCCTTTTAAAAAAATATCCCCTGCTTGGTGAAGAGAGGACCTGTTTAATCTCATGATCGCCCTACAAGTAACAGACTTGCCACTTCCACTTTCCCCTACAATCGCAAGACAGCTTCCGGCCTTTAAGTGGAATGAACTATCTTGAATAATCTTTTTACCAGAATGAACATCCCATACCTTTAAGTTTTTAACTTCTAATATATTCATCATCTAATTAGCCACCTCTTTTTCTTGAACCTTTATCTTAGAAAGTGGTAAATTTTCTTTATGCATGTTTTTAGAGTTTACTAATTTAGGGTCTAGAGTAACTTGAAGTGAATCAGATAAAAAATTAAACGCCGATACCACAATAACAATGGCTAAACCGGGAGCTAACATTAATTCTGGTCTCGTAAACATAACTTCCCTCGCTTCATTTAACATCATCCCCCATTCGGCATTTGGAGCCTGAATTCCTAAACCCAAGAATGAAAACCCTGAAATTTGCAATATCATCGATCCAATAGATCCACTTGAAATCACTGAGATATCAGAAAAGGTAACTGGAACAATGTGCCTACAAATTATTTTCATACCACTAATACCAGATGCTTTGGCAAATTTGATATAATCTAATTCAGCATACTGCCTAACAGACGTTCTGATTACTCGAGCAAACCATGCCCATTTAATCAAAGCAAATGCAATTAGGATATTTTCAAGACCTACGCCTAAGATACCAATAACTGCTAGCGCCATAACGTATCCCGGAAAAGAAAGCATCGTGTCACATATTTTCATAATTATCGCATCGACTTTTCCTCTAAAATAGCCAGCTAGAAAACCTAAAATAGCCCCAATTAAAACAGATATAAATAGAACAACTAAAACCCATAATACACTTGGTCGAATTCCATATATGATTCTGGACAAAATACATCTCCCTAGATGGTCATTACCTAATAGGTATTCCCACGAAGGTGAAGCATATGAAAGACTCATATTGACTTCATTAGGGTCATATGGCGCAAATAATGGCGCGAAAATGCCAACAATAATCGTGACAACAATGATCACTAAAGATATCGTAGCTAACTTATCTTTACTTAAGTTTTTCAATATTCTCATTTAAAGATCATTCCTTAGCTTAGGATTCATCGCAGCATTTATAATGTCGGATATTGTATTAAACAAAACAAAGGCTGCTGCTAATATAAGAACGTATGCCTGGATAATAGGAAAGTCTCTGCTTAGAATTGCTTTAACACTTAGAGTTCCTAACCCTGGCCATGCAAAAACGTTTTCTATAACGACTGTGCTTCCCAATATAATAGGTATAGCCATACCAAATATCGAAATGGCAACTTGCAATGAATTTCTTAGTATGTGCATGGTAATTTTCATTTCAGATAACCCAGATGCCCTTCCATACAGGACATAATCCTCATTTAAATTGTTTAACATGGAAGTTCTAACATTTCTAAAATAGATACCGGCATAACTTATCGTGATAACAATAACCGGTAGAATATAACTTTTATATGAATCCATTCCGCTTGTTGGTAACAAATCCAATTTAACCGAGACATACCAAACCATAATGGACGCCAACCAGTATGACGGCATTGCTGTTAGGAAAAACGAAACCCCTCTTACCGATTTATCGATCATTTTCCCTTCCTTCAACGCACAAATAACACCTAATAGTATAGACATAAAGATAATGACAACAGATGAAACTAACGTTAACTTTAACGTATTTAAAAATGCCGGACCTATTAATGACCACACTGGTTTCCCATTAATATATGAATCTCCAAAGTCCAACTGTAAGCAGGAGATGAGCCAATCAAAATATCGTAAGATAAATGGCTTATCCATCCCCAATTCTTCTTTTGTTTGTTTTAATAATTCTTCTGTTATCTGTGGAACACCTTGCGCTTGTAATACCACTTCAGCTGGGTCTAAAGGAGAAAGGTTAATTAAGATAAAGGTCAAAAACGAAATGGTTAAAAGTAAAGGGACAGAGATTAGTATCCTGCTAATGATGTAACTTACCATAGAAGATCTCCTTTCCATTAAAATATCAATATTTAACGTTTATACTTCCTCATAAAAAAAAGGGGGGAAATTCCCCTTTTTATTTTTATTTAAAGTTCATCAACTCAAATGGCAGCTCAAATTGAGTTTGCTTGAAAGATATTCCGTTTAAATTTTTTTGGGCTACTACAGTAACACTTCCATTTGATATAGGAATAAAAACTGCTTCGTTATGAACAATCGTCAAAATATCAGCGTACAATGATTTTCTGGTTTCCTCATCTGTTGAAACCATAACTTGTTCAATTTTCTTGTAAAGTTCATCTGCTTGCCCGATGCCTTTGGTCGTATGCAAATAAGAAGCCTCAGAAGTAAAAGCAGCGATTGTACTTTGTGGGTCATACGCTAGACCCCAGGTTTGATTGAATAATAAATCATAGTCCCCTGTTGACCTTCTATTAGCGATTGAAGTTGACTCCTCACCGATAATCTCCAGCTGCATACCAATCTTTTTTACTGATGCTTGAATAAATTCAGCCTGGTATTTTTGAGAAGAAGAATTGCTATCATAATAGAGTTTCATGGCTAATTTCTTGCCATTTTTCGTTCTAACTTCAGCACCATTCTCAAATTTCCAGCCAGCTTCTTCTAAAATCTCCTTCGCTTTTTCTACATCATAACCTCGTTTCTTTAAATCAACATCGGCATAATTGACGTTCGGAGAAAATAGTGTGTGGGCTACCGTTTCAGTACCATTCAAAATATCCTCAGTGATGGTTTCTCGATCAACCGAGTCCCAGATAGCTTCACGAACTGCTGTTTCACTAATTGGATTATCAGTTTTACTGCTATTTGCTACGATCATTTTCGTATTCATTGGTTCACTTCTAACAAGTTGATATTCACCTGACTCAACTAATTGATTCATTGCTTCGACAGCAAGACTGTCAGCACCGCGATCATCTGTAAAAACAAAGTTTACTTCCCCTTTTTTTAAGGCTAAGAATGTCGTTTCACCAGCTGGAAGAACTTTAGACGTAATTTTCTTAATTTCAGGTGCGCCATCCCAGTAGTTTTCATTTGCTTTAAAAGTGGCGTACTCATCGGTTTTATGTTTAGTGAGCATATATGGTCCTGTACCGTTAAAACCACTTACGCCATCTTTAGTTTCCCCGTTTTTAAAATCTTTGGGTGATATGAATACATACGGTCTGGTCATAGACAATTCAACCAAAGTTGGATAGTATGCTTCTGACAATACTAATTCAACAGTATACTCATCTATTACATTTACACTTTTTATTTTTGTAGATAACTTAATCCAGGCATGCTTTTCTGCATTATTCTGTACAGCTTCAATATTTTTCTTCACTGCCTCTGCGTTAAACGACTCTCCATCATGGAATTTCACATTTTTTCTTAAGTGAAACGTGTACACTTTTCCATCCTCTGAAACTTCCCAGGATTCAGCAAGCAAAGGCTTGATCCCATCTTCCGTATTTTCAATCAATGATTCATAGACCATTCCTTGAGCCGGCATTGAACCTGTATAGAAATGCGGATTCATATCATTAATATCTTTGGCTGATGCATAAACTAACTCGTTTTCCCCATTAGCTGCATCACCATCCTTTTTCTCACTAGTAGAATTTTCTGCAGA contains these protein-coding regions:
- the nikA gene encoding nickel ABC transporter substrate-binding protein; this translates as MIKKFKLVGLIFLVLSILVACSAENSTSEKKDGDAANGENELVYASAKDINDMNPHFYTGSMPAQGMVYESLIENTEDGIKPLLAESWEVSEDGKVYTFHLRKNVKFHDGESFNAEAVKKNIEAVQNNAEKHAWIKLSTKIKSVNVIDEYTVELVLSEAYYPTLVELSMTRPYVFISPKDFKNGETKDGVSGFNGTGPYMLTKHKTDEYATFKANENYWDGAPEIKKITSKVLPAGETTFLALKKGEVNFVFTDDRGADSLAVEAMNQLVESGEYQLVRSEPMNTKMIVANSSKTDNPISETAVREAIWDSVDRETITEDILNGTETVAHTLFSPNVNYADVDLKKRGYDVEKAKEILEEAGWKFENGAEVRTKNGKKLAMKLYYDSNSSSQKYQAEFIQASVKKIGMQLEIIGEESTSIANRRSTGDYDLLFNQTWGLAYDPQSTIAAFTSEASYLHTTKGIGQADELYKKIEQVMVSTDEETRKSLYADILTIVHNEAVFIPISNGSVTVVAQKNLNGISFKQTQFELPFELMNFK
- a CDS encoding ABC transporter permease subunit yields the protein MRILKNLSKDKLATISLVIIVVTIIVGIFAPLFAPYDPNEVNMSLSYASPSWEYLLGNDHLGRCILSRIIYGIRPSVLWVLVVLFISVLIGAILGFLAGYFRGKVDAIIMKICDTMLSFPGYVMALAVIGILGVGLENILIAFALIKWAWFARVIRTSVRQYAELDYIKFAKASGISGMKIICRHIVPVTFSDISVISSGSIGSMILQISGFSFLGLGIQAPNAEWGMMLNEAREVMFTRPELMLAPGLAIVIVVSAFNFLSDSLQVTLDPKLVNSKNMHKENLPLSKIKVQEKEVAN
- a CDS encoding ABC transporter permease, producing MVSYIISRILISVPLLLTISFLTFILINLSPLDPAEVVLQAQGVPQITEELLKQTKEELGMDKPFILRYFDWLISCLQLDFGDSYINGKPVWSLIGPAFLNTLKLTLVSSVVIIFMSILLGVICALKEGKMIDKSVRGVSFFLTAMPSYWLASIMVWYVSVKLDLLPTSGMDSYKSYILPVIVITISYAGIYFRNVRTSMLNNLNEDYVLYGRASGLSEMKITMHILRNSLQVAISIFGMAIPIILGSTVVIENVFAWPGLGTLSVKAILSRDFPIIQAYVLILAAAFVLFNTISDIINAAMNPKLRNDL
- a CDS encoding ABC transporter ATP-binding protein translates to MNILEVKNLKVWDVHSGKKIIQDSSFHLKAGSCLAIVGESGSGKSVTCRAIMRLNRSSLHQAGDIFLKGENMNQLSNKEMRKKRGRNLCMILQNGMSAFDPSCMVGVHLRETLAEHFNWSKNEMEVKMTNAMESVMLKNPTEIMNKYPHQLSGGMLQRIMIALAIVLEPDIIIADEPTTALDTISQFEVVEQFIKLRERMGCSMIFISHDLGVVRKIADEVLVMKDGEIIERGNTEKIFTGAKHEYTKYLVSTRLALSNNFKRIMGGGTIVAES